The Methanolacinia petrolearia DSM 11571 genome has a segment encoding these proteins:
- a CDS encoding ABC transporter substrate-binding protein, translated as MDIKNKDLKIFCILVVVVLIAAAIAILAFSWGPEESSGYDNQAGPTAGSGKDYFSSKALPEYAEGFEVEYHDNYKVLSIIDPWGRESGNRTYLLVQKGTEVPAGYDDAAVFYIPVESVAALSTTQIPHIANIGEIDTIKIVSNIQYINNPEIIDHYDEGLIHDVSTADSSMTSGLDAEILIDAEPDAVFVSAMENPDYDDSSKIRELGLKPVIVSEYMEKTPLARAEWIKYFSLFYNREEEANALFDEIVSRYDNVSAKAKGVGEKPTVFSGNDYYGTWYMPGGESYVAQLIEDAGADYLWSDDNSTGSIPLDFEAVYDTAADADYWINMGTANTAGELLAEDERYSKFDAFQNDSLYNNNARVNEFGGNDYWESGVARPDLVLMDLIKIFHPEILPDHELYYYKHIE; from the coding sequence ATGGATATCAAAAATAAAGATTTGAAAATATTCTGCATTCTGGTTGTAGTGGTGCTCATTGCGGCCGCCATTGCGATCCTGGCATTTTCCTGGGGGCCCGAGGAAAGCAGTGGCTACGATAATCAGGCCGGTCCGACAGCAGGTAGCGGAAAAGATTATTTTTCATCGAAAGCCCTGCCCGAATATGCCGAAGGCTTCGAAGTGGAATACCATGACAACTACAAAGTCCTCAGCATTATAGACCCCTGGGGGCGGGAATCAGGAAACCGCACCTACCTGCTCGTGCAAAAAGGGACTGAGGTTCCTGCCGGATACGACGATGCCGCGGTATTCTATATTCCGGTCGAAAGTGTTGCCGCCCTCTCGACTACCCAGATCCCGCATATCGCAAATATCGGAGAGATCGACACTATAAAGATCGTCAGCAATATCCAGTACATCAATAACCCGGAGATAATCGATCACTACGACGAAGGGCTCATTCATGATGTCAGCACGGCGGACAGCAGCATGACAAGCGGGCTGGACGCCGAGATCCTGATCGATGCAGAGCCCGATGCGGTCTTCGTCTCGGCTATGGAAAACCCGGATTATGACGACAGCTCAAAGATCAGGGAGCTCGGATTAAAACCGGTCATCGTCAGTGAATATATGGAGAAAACTCCTCTTGCCCGTGCCGAATGGATAAAATATTTCTCGCTCTTCTACAACAGGGAGGAAGAGGCCAACGCCCTTTTCGACGAGATAGTGTCCAGGTATGATAACGTCTCCGCGAAAGCGAAAGGAGTCGGTGAAAAACCAACCGTATTCTCCGGGAATGATTACTACGGCACCTGGTATATGCCGGGCGGAGAGAGCTACGTAGCACAGTTGATCGAAGACGCCGGAGCGGACTATCTCTGGTCCGATGATAATTCAACCGGCTCGATCCCGCTCGACTTCGAGGCCGTTTACGACACGGCCGCAGACGCGGACTACTGGATCAATATGGGAACCGCGAACACGGCCGGAGAACTGCTTGCTGAGGACGAAAGATACTCCAAATTCGATGCCTTCCAAAACGACAGCTTATATAACAACAATGCAAGGGTGAACGAATTCGGCGGAAACGACTACTGGGAATCGGGCGTAGCGAGACCTGACCTCGTGCTGATGGACCTGATTAAGATATTCCACCCGGAGATCCTGCCCGATCATGAACTGTACTATTATAAGCACATCGAATAA
- a CDS encoding FecCD family ABC transporter permease — MTLPAACKISGILFPAALLILITLFVLDLVLGSVNIPIESIISIITGAETKDTWINIFYDWRLPKTLTALLAGASLSVAGLLMQTLFRNPLAGPYILGISSGASLGVAIVIMAGGISGSIVASTLGLFGNLGIAVAATAGSAVVMILLLFASRKIESNITILIIGMMFGYITSSIVSVLMQFSASETMQSYVYWSFGSFSGVTWSQLFILLIASIAGLVISFLLVKPLNALLLGDKYAVSMGIDYKKIRYIIIINTSLLAGIVTAFCGPIGFLGVAVPHLCRSLFVTGNHRTLVPACIIMGGIIAIASDIIAQVPGTGLVLPLNAVTALFGAPVIIWIILRGTKYGRGIST, encoded by the coding sequence TTGACATTACCTGCGGCGTGCAAAATTTCGGGGATACTCTTCCCCGCAGCTTTATTGATCCTGATAACTCTCTTCGTCCTCGATCTCGTCCTGGGGTCGGTAAATATCCCTATAGAATCGATTATCTCGATCATCACGGGGGCGGAGACGAAGGATACGTGGATCAATATATTTTATGACTGGAGGCTCCCCAAGACGCTGACCGCTCTCCTTGCAGGCGCTTCGCTTTCCGTCGCAGGTCTCCTCATGCAGACGCTCTTCAGGAATCCGCTCGCAGGGCCGTATATTCTCGGGATAAGTTCGGGGGCAAGCCTCGGCGTCGCAATAGTGATAATGGCCGGAGGGATTTCAGGATCGATTGTTGCATCGACCCTCGGGCTCTTCGGGAATCTCGGGATTGCAGTTGCCGCAACTGCAGGGTCGGCAGTTGTCATGATATTGCTTCTTTTCGCCTCGAGAAAGATCGAGAGCAATATCACGATACTGATAATCGGCATGATGTTCGGGTACATCACAAGCTCTATCGTCTCCGTTCTGATGCAGTTCTCTGCTTCCGAGACGATGCAGTCTTACGTATACTGGTCGTTCGGAAGCTTCTCGGGCGTGACCTGGTCGCAGCTCTTCATACTTCTTATAGCTTCGATAGCCGGACTGGTGATCTCCTTCCTGCTGGTAAAGCCGCTTAATGCACTGCTCCTGGGGGACAAATATGCAGTCAGCATGGGGATCGATTACAAAAAAATCAGGTATATAATAATCATAAACACCTCGCTCCTTGCGGGAATCGTCACCGCGTTCTGCGGCCCGATCGGGTTTCTGGGAGTCGCAGTCCCGCATCTCTGCAGGAGCCTGTTCGTTACGGGAAACCACAGGACACTTGTCCCTGCATGCATCATCATGGGTGGTATAATCGCAATAGCCTCGGACATAATCGCACAGGTGCCCGGGACCGGGCTGGTCCTTCCCCTTAACGCAGTCACGGCACTATTCGGTGCGCCGGTCATCATATGGATTATCCTGAGGGGCACGAAATACGGACGGGGGATCTCCACGTGA
- a CDS encoding ABC transporter ATP-binding protein, giving the protein MDYPEGHEIRTGDLHVNSPELLSCRNLAIGYSSKKGGVKRVSENLNITLEKGELVSLIGPNGSGKSTLIRTLTALQPSLEGEVRINGRDIRSFSPEEKAKTMSVVLTTPVQAGNMKAFDIVALGRYPYTNWAGSLGAKDEEAVMNALSSAGAADLAHRFIHELSDGERQKVMIARAIAQDPDLMVLDEPTAYLDLPHKIEIMRVLKQVAHKYGRTILLSTHDLNLAIKCSDRMWIMKGGGEFRSGTPEDLILSGELESAFNLGGVRFDRMKGDFTIPVEKTGMVLLKGEQSAEYTWTVNALERTGIEIAGGPGQPDEPGSPEDSCIISIEKTDEGTRWIVRKEDTQFGMTCESIGELVSALLFLFKGGGSD; this is encoded by the coding sequence ATGGATTATCCTGAGGGGCACGAAATACGGACGGGGGATCTCCACGTGAACTCCCCTGAACTCCTTTCATGCAGGAACCTCGCCATCGGCTATTCCAGCAAAAAGGGAGGAGTAAAGAGAGTCTCCGAAAACCTGAACATCACCCTGGAGAAGGGCGAACTCGTTTCGCTCATCGGCCCGAATGGATCGGGCAAATCCACGCTGATCAGGACACTCACTGCTCTCCAGCCGTCCCTCGAAGGCGAAGTCCGCATCAATGGCAGGGATATCAGGTCTTTCTCGCCCGAAGAAAAAGCGAAGACCATGAGTGTTGTGCTTACGACTCCGGTGCAGGCCGGAAACATGAAGGCATTCGACATAGTTGCGCTCGGAAGATACCCTTATACGAACTGGGCGGGGAGCCTGGGAGCAAAAGACGAAGAGGCGGTAATGAACGCCCTGTCGTCTGCCGGAGCGGCGGATCTCGCCCATCGTTTCATCCATGAACTGAGCGACGGTGAGAGGCAGAAAGTAATGATTGCAAGGGCGATTGCACAGGATCCGGACCTCATGGTCCTCGACGAGCCTACGGCCTACCTGGACCTCCCGCACAAGATCGAGATCATGCGTGTCCTGAAACAGGTGGCGCATAAGTACGGAAGAACTATCCTCCTGTCGACCCACGATCTGAATCTCGCGATAAAATGCTCGGACCGGATGTGGATAATGAAGGGCGGCGGGGAGTTCAGGTCTGGAACACCGGAGGACCTCATACTTTCGGGAGAGCTCGAATCTGCATTCAACCTCGGAGGGGTCAGATTCGACAGGATGAAGGGGGACTTTACGATACCTGTCGAAAAGACCGGGATGGTGCTCCTGAAGGGAGAGCAGTCCGCCGAGTATACATGGACTGTGAACGCCCTGGAAAGGACGGGCATAGAGATTGCCGGGGGGCCAGGGCAACCGGATGAACCGGGCAGTCCTGAAGATTCATGCATAATCTCCATAGAAAAAACGGACGAGGGGACGAGATGGATTGTCAGGAAAGAGGACACCCAGTTCGGGATGACATGCGAAAGCATAGGGGAACTTGTTTCGGCACTACTGTTCTTATTCAAAGGAGGCGGCAGCGATTAA
- a CDS encoding nitrogenase component 1, translating to MFRHYCSYSKEAAAIKIAVYGKGGIGKSTISANISAALSLNGNRILQVGCDPKHDSTRLLLGGRVPETVLDYIREVAPEQRSLDDIVFCGFGNVACVEAGGPEPGVGCAGRGIITTFGLLESLGLGRIDFDYEIYDVLGDVVCGGFAVPIRKEYAETIYLVTSGEFMAIYAANNILRGIKNFGDSPERVAGIIYNSRNLKDEDERIRAFAEAVKLPVVARIPRSDLFASAEKEGKTVIEAYPDSQEAEIFREIAANISGIRPAGGGRLHGALPLDDETLEAVVLGVRKKDIHKKRTHQKSEPAKATTQNASPTPSSAHCPFRPGEKCSTDVSDKKTDASVNSRTKYPLHGCAFAGAACVTAQIMDAYTILHGPKSCAHMMWGIIENSLLRMNRLYDFSTDFDITKRTGTTNMDDEDFIFGGEAKLRAEIGKAIDNGWKHIFIITACPPGIIGDDTSLVAEEMMKQHPGTTIEPIPVDGNIDGDFSQGYIRTFGIIARYIDRSGGGRKENSVNIIGEKSLATNEEYDFGSIKDLLDAIGISVNTRFITRTDIASIRNLDNACMNLPAHGDFTSAMISEIVAGNSSLPFLNMPFPTGFGETSAWLTKIAEFFGKTKKAEELIESEEKIYRKKISGLKVSTKGKKLLVSTYSRNIDWIIELACDLGMEIVRIGLMHSPEKEPLRTRYEDLPVRDDYDPEIRREEIGLLSPDLVLLDRPAPGQGEYVRYDTIPYSAGFGFQAGLFWAERWSRVMKLPPAEEWRYDGEDVC from the coding sequence TTGTTTCGGCACTACTGTTCTTATTCAAAGGAGGCGGCAGCGATTAAAATTGCAGTATACGGGAAGGGAGGAATAGGGAAATCCACAATCTCGGCCAATATCTCGGCCGCACTTTCCCTAAACGGGAACAGGATCCTGCAGGTGGGCTGCGATCCCAAACACGACTCCACGAGACTGCTCCTGGGAGGCAGGGTCCCGGAGACCGTCCTCGATTATATCAGGGAAGTGGCGCCGGAACAAAGAAGTCTCGACGACATAGTCTTCTGCGGTTTCGGTAATGTCGCATGCGTCGAAGCCGGCGGCCCCGAACCCGGCGTAGGCTGTGCGGGCAGGGGCATCATCACCACGTTCGGTCTTCTGGAATCTCTCGGCCTGGGCCGGATCGATTTCGATTACGAGATATACGATGTTCTCGGCGATGTCGTATGCGGCGGGTTTGCCGTCCCCATACGAAAGGAGTACGCTGAAACGATCTATCTCGTAACTTCCGGCGAATTCATGGCGATCTATGCTGCAAACAACATCCTCAGGGGGATCAAAAACTTCGGCGATTCGCCGGAGAGGGTCGCCGGGATTATTTACAACAGCCGGAACCTGAAGGACGAAGACGAAAGGATTCGTGCATTTGCGGAAGCGGTGAAGCTGCCTGTCGTCGCCCGCATTCCGAGAAGCGATCTCTTTGCATCCGCGGAGAAAGAAGGAAAGACCGTCATAGAAGCATACCCGGATTCCCAGGAGGCTGAAATCTTCAGGGAGATTGCGGCGAATATCTCCGGGATTCGTCCAGCAGGCGGCGGAAGACTTCACGGAGCCCTTCCGCTCGACGACGAGACCCTCGAAGCCGTTGTCCTGGGCGTTCGTAAAAAGGATATTCACAAAAAAAGGACGCACCAAAAATCCGAACCGGCCAAAGCAACTACACAGAATGCATCACCTACGCCCTCATCTGCTCACTGTCCTTTCCGCCCCGGCGAAAAATGCAGCACTGATGTATCCGATAAAAAAACGGATGCCTCCGTGAACTCCCGGACGAAGTATCCTCTTCACGGCTGTGCTTTTGCAGGTGCGGCCTGCGTTACCGCACAGATAATGGATGCCTACACCATCCTTCACGGCCCTAAGAGCTGTGCCCACATGATGTGGGGAATCATCGAGAATTCACTCCTCAGGATGAACCGCCTCTACGACTTTTCCACGGATTTCGATATCACGAAAAGAACAGGGACCACTAACATGGACGACGAAGATTTCATCTTCGGCGGAGAAGCAAAACTGAGAGCTGAAATCGGGAAGGCGATCGATAACGGCTGGAAGCATATCTTCATAATAACAGCATGCCCACCCGGAATAATCGGGGACGACACATCACTCGTCGCGGAAGAGATGATGAAACAGCACCCAGGAACAACAATCGAACCTATCCCTGTCGACGGGAATATCGATGGGGATTTTTCGCAGGGATACATCCGCACGTTCGGGATAATCGCGAGGTACATCGACCGGAGCGGCGGGGGAAGAAAGGAGAATTCGGTCAATATAATCGGGGAGAAGTCGCTTGCAACAAACGAGGAGTACGACTTCGGGTCGATAAAAGATCTCCTTGACGCTATCGGGATCTCGGTGAACACCCGTTTTATTACCAGGACCGATATCGCTTCGATCAGGAATCTCGACAATGCATGCATGAACCTCCCTGCACACGGCGACTTTACCTCGGCGATGATCTCTGAGATAGTAGCCGGGAATTCCTCCCTGCCCTTTCTGAATATGCCGTTTCCGACGGGATTCGGGGAGACATCCGCGTGGCTCACGAAGATAGCGGAATTTTTCGGCAAAACGAAGAAGGCCGAAGAACTGATCGAATCCGAAGAGAAGATCTACAGGAAGAAGATCTCCGGGCTGAAGGTATCGACGAAAGGAAAGAAGCTCCTGGTCAGTACATATTCGCGGAATATCGACTGGATCATCGAACTCGCATGCGATCTCGGGATGGAGATCGTCCGCATCGGCCTTATGCATTCGCCTGAAAAAGAGCCGCTGAGAACACGGTACGAAGACCTCCCTGTAAGGGACGATTATGACCCGGAGATACGCAGAGAGGAGATCGGATTGCTCTCCCCGGACCTCGTGCTGCTCGACCGGCCGGCCCCGGGGCAGGGAGAGTATGTAAGATACGATACCATACCCTATTCCGCGGGATTCGGATTTCAGGCCGGGCTTTTCTGGGCTGAAAGATGGAGCAGGGTTATGAAACTGCCGCCTGCCGAAGAGTGGAGATATGACGGAGAGGACGTATGCTGA
- a CDS encoding nitrogenase component 1, whose protein sequence is MLNFDCDGFYGTLFAIEGISDGRAVLNGPTGCRGHPAYFSDRVFSRNNPFKKINPEEFFFFGLPRIPLTYLDADDYIAGSGEKLEAILPKIADMDGSFIAIVNSPGASLIGDDLNRFLRDAGLQERCMAFESSSYSETVAAGFDAAIVSVLKWLKLNRLPGIKKRINLLGLSIYHKHWEGTRDELVKICMLMGLDVISSPGAGSSVAEMKESASASFNVIVFPEYSERTAGWYEDELGIPSIRSPHGAPVGFSATEEWINTIADATGADPEPALDYIKEMRRIAFHKLGRFYNERGFPKGMTFSVEADASIALPLVRWLYEYLNMFPVSVSIKPESDAGYGRTLCDFLESNSIGESLRVRPDDVPSDVFVGEGLKGSILRNNGLCLANIDIANRSGDYIDVVPKTHLGGAGALYLLEQILNAANRIRYKNFLNKK, encoded by the coding sequence ATGCTGAACTTCGACTGCGATGGATTTTACGGGACACTGTTTGCCATAGAGGGGATATCGGACGGAAGAGCAGTACTCAACGGCCCGACGGGATGCAGGGGCCACCCGGCATATTTCTCCGACCGGGTCTTTTCGAGAAACAATCCGTTCAAGAAGATAAACCCTGAAGAATTTTTCTTCTTCGGGCTGCCGAGAATACCGTTGACATATCTCGACGCCGACGATTACATCGCCGGATCAGGTGAAAAGCTGGAGGCGATACTGCCGAAGATCGCGGATATGGACGGGTCTTTTATCGCGATCGTAAATTCACCGGGAGCGTCGCTTATCGGTGACGACCTCAACAGGTTCCTGCGTGATGCAGGACTTCAGGAGAGATGCATGGCCTTCGAGAGCTCTTCGTACTCGGAAACGGTGGCAGCAGGCTTCGATGCCGCGATAGTTTCGGTACTTAAATGGCTGAAGTTAAACCGTCTCCCCGGAATCAAAAAGAGAATCAACCTGCTGGGGCTGAGCATATACCACAAGCACTGGGAGGGGACGCGGGACGAACTGGTGAAGATCTGCATGCTGATGGGGCTTGATGTCATATCTTCACCCGGCGCCGGCTCATCCGTTGCAGAGATGAAGGAATCGGCCTCCGCTTCATTTAACGTGATCGTCTTCCCTGAATATTCCGAACGGACTGCAGGATGGTACGAGGATGAACTGGGCATTCCGTCTATAAGATCCCCGCATGGGGCTCCGGTCGGTTTTTCGGCAACCGAGGAATGGATAAATACAATAGCAGATGCCACCGGCGCCGATCCCGAACCTGCGCTTGACTACATAAAAGAGATGAGAAGGATTGCTTTCCACAAACTCGGCAGGTTCTACAACGAGAGAGGATTTCCGAAGGGAATGACTTTTTCAGTCGAAGCCGACGCATCAATCGCCCTGCCGCTGGTCAGGTGGCTCTACGAATATCTCAATATGTTCCCTGTCTCGGTCTCGATCAAACCTGAAAGCGATGCCGGGTACGGCAGAACCCTCTGCGATTTTCTCGAATCGAATTCGATCGGGGAATCCCTCCGGGTCAGACCCGATGATGTCCCGTCGGATGTTTTCGTAGGCGAAGGCCTAAAGGGTTCGATATTGAGGAACAACGGCCTCTGCCTCGCGAATATCGATATCGCAAACAGGAGCGGCGATTATATCGACGTCGTGCCGAAGACTCATCTCGGCGGCGCCGGTGCACTCTACCTGCTCGAACAGATCCTTAATGCGGCCAACAGAATAAGATACAAAAACTTTTTAAATAAAAAATAA